A single Saccopteryx bilineata isolate mSacBil1 chromosome 9, mSacBil1_pri_phased_curated, whole genome shotgun sequence DNA region contains:
- the ZNF599 gene encoding zinc finger protein 599, whose translation MDLAPASVALEDVAVTFTQDEWEQLDLAQRTLYMEVMLEICTLLISLGPRTKSKTTDPTTSQPLLSKGPSLQAWLRQTALGGSRTRRTKTQEGLSETPEGILRPVTGPHMETGPGKMNPKYNKSGMDNRLHSRVLQEQLSPAGILHESGIHRPVKHPRNQVGKTHCEYSECGNIKNWDLAHDCVHAKAKPYECVQCRKTFSCPSDLMQHQQIHTGEQHFECKECGETFHHSSALRQHMKNHTEEKPYKCNKCAKAFTKHHNLIKHRKTHTGEKPFVCRDCGKAFCYRFNLSQHMQIHSGVKPYECSECGKAFCRKSHLTEHQRVHTGEKPYECSKCGKSFSYHSGFAQHSWIHTGEKPFKCKECGKSFCSQFNLRQHLKVHIGGKPHESIKCGKAFNQHSSCVHYMNHTGQKPFKCKVCGKGFCYYGNFSRHMEIHSGEKTYECIECGKAFILKSYLIKHQRSHMR comes from the coding sequence GACCCAGAACAAAATCAAAGACTACAGATCCAACCACTTCTCAGCCACTCTTGTCCAAGGGACCGTCACTGCAGGCATGGCTCAGGCAAACAGCTTTAGGAGGCTCCAGGACTAGAAGAACCAAAACTCAGGAAGGGCTATCAGAAACACCGGAAGGAATCTTAAGGCCAGTGACAGGCCCCCACATGGAGACCGGCCctgggaagatgaaccctaaataCAATAAGTCAGGGATGGATAACAGGCTACACTCAAGAGTGTTACAGGAACAACTCTCTCCAGCGGGCATTCTCCATGAAAGTGGTATACACAGACCAGTTAAACACCCCAGAAATCAAGTGGGGAAGACCCATTGTGAATATAGTGAATGTGGTAATATCAAGAATTGGGATCTTGCACATGACTGTGTTCATGCTAAAGCAAAGCCCTATGAGTGTGTACAGTGTAGGAAGACCTTCAGCTGTCCGTCAGACCTCATGCAGCACCAGCAGATTCACACTGGAGAACAACATTTTGAGTGCAAAGAATGTGGGGAAACCTTTCACCACAGTTCTGCTCTCAGGCAACACATGAAGAATCACACAGAAGAGAAGCCCTATAAGTGCAATAAATGTGCAAAGGCCTTCACCAAACATCATAATTTAATTAAGCATCGAAAGACccacactggagaaaaaccctTTGTATGCAGAGACTGTGGGAAAGCCTTTTGCTACAGGTTTAATTTGAGTCAACACATGCAGATTCACAGTGGAGTGAAACCCTatgagtgcagtgaatgtgggaaagcgTTTTGTCGCAAGTCGCACCTCACAGAGCACCAGCGGGTTCACACGGGAGAGAAGCCCTACGAATGCAGTAAATGTGGGAAGTCTTTCTCCTACCACTCTGGTTTTGCCCAACACAGTTGGATCCACACTGGCGAGAAACCTTTCAAGTGCAAAGAATGTGGGAAAAGTTTTTGCTCCCAGTTTAATTTGCGTCAACACCTGAAGGTTCACATTGGAGGGAAGCCCCATGAAAGCATTAAATGTGGAAAAGCCTTCAACCAGCACTCATCTTGTGTTCATTATATGAACCACACTGGTCAAAAACCCTTTAAATGCAAAGTCTGTGGGAAAGGCTTTTGCTACTATGGTAATTTTAGTCGACATATGGAGATTCACTCTGGAGAGAAGACCTATGAGTGTATTGAGTGTGGGAAAGCTTTCATTCTCAAGTCATACCTCATAAAGCACCAGCGGAGTCACATGAGATAA